One window of the Leptospira koniambonensis genome contains the following:
- the odhB gene encoding 2-oxoglutarate dehydrogenase complex dihydrolipoyllysine-residue succinyltransferase encodes MSIEIKVPEMGESITEATIANWVKKEGERVEQDEVLVELETDKVTMEVPAPSAGVLQKINKKPGETVKIKEVIGIIDPSASAKSTPTPSTPSTTNTAPTNTTNAAQNDTLPPAVRKLIDDNGLNPASISGSGKNGQITKEDVLNAIANKQSAPAAAVSAAPAAKSAPSPEIPKAVPAASRSNLPRENVVPMTKLRQTIANRLVAAQHNAALLTTFNEVDMSAVMDLRSKYKDKFKDTHSINLGFMSFFTKAVIGALKFVPAINAEIRGTDLVYKNYFDIGVAVGGPKGLVVPIVRDADLLSFAQVESEIARLANKVKDGKIDLSDMEGGTFTISNGGIYGSMMSTPILNPPQSGILGLHNIVKRAVVVNDQIVIRPMMYVALSYDHRVVDGKEAVTFLVKVKEAIEDPTRLLLEV; translated from the coding sequence ATGTCGATAGAGATCAAGGTTCCCGAAATGGGCGAGTCCATTACGGAAGCAACAATAGCAAACTGGGTAAAAAAAGAAGGCGAACGAGTAGAACAGGATGAGGTCCTGGTGGAATTGGAAACCGACAAGGTGACCATGGAGGTGCCAGCCCCCTCAGCGGGAGTTCTCCAAAAGATTAACAAGAAACCGGGGGAGACGGTCAAGATCAAAGAAGTGATCGGAATCATTGACCCTTCTGCCTCTGCAAAAAGCACTCCTACTCCAAGCACTCCTTCCACAACAAATACAGCACCAACTAACACGACTAACGCAGCGCAGAACGATACACTTCCTCCTGCAGTTCGTAAATTGATAGATGATAACGGATTAAATCCTGCTTCTATCTCTGGCTCCGGTAAGAACGGACAGATCACCAAAGAAGACGTGTTAAACGCAATTGCAAATAAACAGTCAGCACCTGCTGCTGCGGTTTCTGCGGCGCCGGCAGCTAAGTCTGCTCCTTCTCCTGAAATTCCTAAAGCGGTTCCTGCTGCTTCTCGTAGTAATCTTCCGAGAGAAAATGTAGTTCCGATGACTAAACTTCGCCAAACAATTGCGAATCGTTTAGTTGCGGCTCAACATAACGCAGCCCTACTCACTACTTTTAACGAAGTGGATATGAGTGCTGTGATGGATCTTCGCTCTAAATACAAGGACAAGTTTAAAGACACACATAGTATCAATTTAGGATTTATGAGTTTCTTTACTAAAGCAGTGATCGGAGCCTTAAAATTTGTTCCTGCAATCAACGCAGAAATTCGCGGTACGGATCTAGTTTATAAAAACTACTTCGATATCGGTGTTGCTGTTGGAGGTCCAAAAGGTCTTGTAGTTCCGATTGTTCGTGACGCAGATCTTTTGAGTTTCGCTCAGGTGGAATCTGAGATCGCTCGCCTCGCCAATAAGGTGAAGGACGGAAAAATTGATCTATCCGATATGGAAGGTGGAACATTCACCATCTCCAACGGAGGGATTTACGGTTCCATGATGTCTACTCCTATCCTGAACCCACCTCAAAGTGGAATTTTAGGACTTCATAATATTGTAAAACGCGCAGTAGTGGTGAATGATCAGATCGTGATCCGACCTATGATGTATGTTGCTCTTTCTTATGACCATAGGGTTGTGGATGGAAAGGAAGCGGTAACCTTCCTCGTAAAAGTAAAAGAAGCGATCGAAGATCCAACACGCCTTCTTTTAGAAGTCTAA
- a CDS encoding penicillin-binding protein 1A translates to MNLFSEGIHRATKTLLVFALLGGLFFGYIIAEVDEGGELAILASYQPTTPTRLYDINGVVYAELYRHKQQLLKYQDIPPHVVQAFLSVEDNNFFNHFGIDFSAILRAAAVNVISGRIKQGGSTLTQQLAKTVLNNRKKSFIRKFVEALFTLQIEQEYSKEEILEIYFNLIYLGHGTTGLASAADVYFHKDVSDLDVAEAALLARLPKAPVDYSPYKNPAASKRAHIEVLKLMASQGFVPSDKVQSIHDEFWEKYWPIVITQSPSQSTWGTKLNRAPHFTEFVRQRLLKELGEDRIYSGGLKIYTTLDIRKQEIAQDELRKALKKHDDLVSGVTVNYAGGADRGLVGLYNFIGSLFPVAPPFVSRLDDKANFRVALEKELIDSADVLSLLLPADNESAAFTEFQKRSAVFGKNLHVEGAAITIDHTNGYIETMVGGYEFTPKNQFNRAVQARRQTGSSFKPFVYGAAISERIVGSGTGIMDAPLTTLTEEGEGWSPQDFDGDFQGMVPLSRALSMSLNIVSVQVFLRTGADAVIDFASRLTKADKSRFMPSPALALGIAELSPYEMAVGYSIIANKGRNVIPLSVRYVIDQSGNVIYNEEVKVREELDKEAEDGSIQIISEGTAYILRKMLTMVAMGGTAANGLHSPDQGNYRGVAAGKTGSTSSFTNAWYCGFDPKLTTVIWLGFDKSSISLGRGQAAGVLAVPIWGKMYRRFYNGDNYPTFEDEHGMDPQPDEVQGGGTCAYNGLSPKPGVCPVTQNLTLKPITVAGVTKSVQANRQCDGDRDHHKSIDFREFLQLEYQISDEEIGKTDRKFKPQAD, encoded by the coding sequence ATGAATCTATTTAGCGAAGGAATTCACAGAGCTACAAAAACACTTTTGGTCTTCGCCTTATTGGGCGGTCTATTTTTCGGATACATTATTGCGGAAGTGGACGAGGGGGGAGAGCTTGCAATTCTTGCTTCTTACCAGCCTACCACTCCAACTCGGCTGTATGATATCAATGGTGTGGTGTATGCAGAGTTGTATCGCCATAAGCAGCAACTTCTAAAATACCAAGATATTCCTCCTCATGTGGTCCAAGCATTCCTTTCGGTAGAAGATAATAACTTTTTCAATCACTTCGGGATAGATTTCTCTGCAATCCTTCGCGCGGCAGCAGTCAACGTTATCTCAGGCAGGATTAAACAAGGTGGATCCACTCTTACTCAACAGCTTGCTAAAACAGTTTTGAATAATAGGAAAAAATCTTTTATTCGTAAATTCGTAGAAGCTCTGTTTACTCTTCAGATAGAACAGGAATATTCTAAAGAAGAAATATTAGAAATTTATTTTAACTTAATATACTTAGGACATGGAACCACAGGTCTTGCTTCTGCAGCAGATGTATATTTCCATAAGGATGTTTCAGATCTGGATGTAGCAGAGGCTGCACTTCTTGCAAGACTTCCTAAAGCTCCTGTAGATTATTCTCCTTATAAAAATCCGGCGGCTTCTAAAAGAGCTCATATAGAAGTTCTTAAACTTATGGCTTCCCAGGGATTTGTTCCGAGTGATAAGGTGCAGAGCATCCATGACGAATTCTGGGAAAAATACTGGCCGATCGTAATCACTCAATCTCCTTCTCAATCTACTTGGGGAACCAAGCTGAATAGAGCTCCCCATTTTACTGAGTTCGTAAGACAGAGATTATTAAAGGAATTGGGAGAAGATAGGATCTATAGCGGTGGTCTCAAAATTTACACCACTCTGGATATCCGCAAGCAGGAGATCGCTCAGGACGAACTTCGTAAGGCTCTCAAAAAACACGATGACCTGGTTTCAGGCGTAACCGTAAATTATGCGGGTGGTGCGGACAGAGGTCTTGTTGGTCTTTATAATTTTATTGGTTCCTTATTCCCTGTGGCTCCTCCTTTTGTGAGCCGTTTAGATGATAAGGCTAACTTCAGAGTGGCTCTCGAAAAAGAACTTATTGATTCAGCGGATGTTCTCAGTTTACTTCTTCCTGCGGATAATGAGTCTGCTGCATTCACTGAATTCCAAAAAAGAAGTGCTGTATTTGGCAAAAATCTTCACGTAGAAGGTGCTGCTATCACAATAGATCATACCAACGGCTATATAGAAACTATGGTCGGAGGTTATGAATTCACTCCTAAAAACCAATTCAATCGCGCGGTCCAGGCAAGAAGGCAGACTGGATCTTCTTTTAAACCTTTTGTGTATGGTGCTGCGATCTCTGAGCGTATCGTAGGTTCCGGAACTGGGATCATGGACGCACCTTTGACCACGCTTACGGAAGAAGGAGAAGGTTGGTCTCCTCAGGATTTTGATGGGGACTTCCAGGGTATGGTTCCTCTTTCCAGAGCACTTTCCATGTCATTAAACATCGTTTCTGTGCAGGTGTTCCTACGCACTGGCGCGGATGCAGTTATAGATTTTGCTTCTCGCTTAACAAAAGCTGATAAGAGTAGATTTATGCCAAGCCCTGCGCTTGCATTGGGAATTGCTGAACTTTCTCCTTACGAAATGGCAGTGGGATATTCTATCATCGCAAATAAGGGAAGAAATGTGATCCCACTTTCTGTTCGATATGTGATCGATCAGTCAGGAAATGTAATTTATAATGAAGAAGTAAAAGTCAGAGAAGAATTGGATAAAGAAGCAGAGGATGGTTCTATTCAGATCATCAGCGAAGGTACTGCTTATATTCTTCGTAAAATGTTGACTATGGTCGCGATGGGAGGAACCGCAGCAAACGGACTCCATTCTCCTGACCAAGGAAATTATAGAGGGGTCGCTGCTGGAAAAACAGGATCCACTTCTTCTTTTACAAATGCTTGGTACTGTGGATTCGATCCTAAATTGACTACAGTCATTTGGCTTGGGTTCGATAAGAGTTCTATCTCACTTGGAAGAGGTCAGGCTGCGGGAGTTCTTGCAGTTCCTATTTGGGGAAAAATGTACCGTCGTTTCTATAACGGCGATAATTATCCGACTTTCGAGGATGAGCACGGTATGGATCCGCAGCCGGACGAGGTGCAAGGTGGAGGAACCTGTGCGTATAATGGATTGTCTCCTAAGCCAGGAGTATGTCCTGTTACCCAGAACCTGACCTTAAAACCGATTACTGTGGCTGGTGTGACAAAATCTGTCCAAGCAAACCGCCAATGTGATGGAGACAGAGACCATCATAAGTCAATAGATTTCAGAGAATTCCTGCAATTGGAATACCAGATCAGCGACGAAGAGATCGGAAAAACGGATCGCAAATTTAAACCGCAAGCGGACTAA
- a CDS encoding rhomboid family intramembrane serine protease, translated as MGLERIFGTRTPQGIAFLMATSIVINLLQLILFYSGFDFITPIFGLNAILITKFYYFWQLFTYSFLHSPNYLPHLIFNMLYLYFIGSVLEKQWETKPFLKNYFFFTFTGAIGGLIFWSLGWAGPEAVGANGGIWGLLAVCLVNWPNRELNFWGVMPIKVKLIIPLLFILDFYGEMIRGNYNFGITVGGAIGGFLSYLYYTKLRYKFRINFPSFSFSRWRQKRKMVRWQEEMKTREEAKEEVDRLLEKISKEGMNSLNKKEKKFLKEASSKYYKVED; from the coding sequence ATGGGCTTAGAAAGAATTTTTGGAACAAGGACCCCTCAGGGAATCGCCTTCTTGATGGCGACCAGCATCGTAATCAATTTACTCCAATTAATCTTATTCTATTCGGGTTTCGATTTTATTACTCCGATTTTCGGTTTAAATGCGATCCTAATCACCAAGTTCTATTATTTCTGGCAACTTTTCACATATTCATTCTTACATAGCCCGAATTATCTTCCCCATCTCATCTTCAATATGCTCTATCTTTATTTTATAGGGTCTGTGCTGGAGAAACAATGGGAAACAAAACCATTTCTTAAAAATTATTTCTTTTTTACCTTCACCGGAGCGATCGGAGGATTAATTTTCTGGAGCTTGGGCTGGGCGGGACCGGAGGCAGTGGGAGCTAACGGAGGAATCTGGGGACTACTTGCAGTATGTCTCGTAAATTGGCCAAACCGAGAATTAAATTTCTGGGGAGTAATGCCAATCAAAGTAAAGTTAATCATCCCTTTACTTTTCATTTTGGATTTTTACGGAGAAATGATCCGAGGAAATTATAATTTCGGGATCACTGTGGGCGGCGCAATCGGAGGATTTTTATCCTACCTTTATTATACAAAACTTCGCTATAAATTCAGGATCAATTTTCCAAGCTTCTCTTTTTCCAGATGGAGACAAAAAAGAAAAATGGTCCGCTGGCAAGAAGAGATGAAAACCAGAGAAGAAGCAAAAGAAGAAGTAGATCGTCTCTTAGAAAAAATCTCAAAGGAAGGAATGAACTCTCTGAACAAAAAAGAGAAAA
- a CDS encoding MBL fold metallo-hydrolase, with translation MEIFLYGVRGSIPAPLSNEEYREKVISILRLVAKSEGKAFSSPEEWFDGLPEPLNYVVGGNTTCVRIIGSSGVELVVDLGTGARVLGEDLVREKFGQGKGEASVFFTHTHWDHIHGIPFFKPLYIPGNKFTFYSPLEDLPERLKYQQEPRFFPIHFDHFGSERNFHRLQKEEVLEIGGIKIEWLALKHPGGSIAYKFTENGKSFIFATDAEYNGEDFPLIQEQKPFFKGADLLVLDAQYTLDESFQKFDWGHTAYTMAVNCASSWEVKKLALTHHEPAYSDEILAIILDDARTHAENLGAKDLSIVLAREGMKFKLV, from the coding sequence ATGGAAATCTTCTTGTACGGAGTCCGGGGCTCTATTCCTGCCCCCTTATCAAACGAGGAATACAGGGAGAAAGTAATTTCCATATTGAGACTTGTCGCTAAGTCGGAGGGAAAAGCTTTCTCTTCTCCCGAAGAATGGTTCGACGGATTGCCTGAACCTCTGAATTATGTGGTCGGCGGAAATACCACCTGCGTTCGTATCATTGGTTCTTCCGGTGTTGAGCTGGTTGTGGATCTAGGAACTGGCGCAAGAGTCCTAGGAGAGGACTTAGTCCGAGAAAAATTCGGACAAGGAAAGGGAGAAGCTTCCGTATTTTTTACTCATACTCACTGGGACCATATTCATGGAATCCCGTTTTTCAAACCGCTATACATTCCTGGAAATAAGTTTACCTTCTATTCCCCATTGGAAGATCTTCCGGAGAGATTAAAATACCAACAAGAGCCCAGATTTTTCCCAATCCATTTTGATCATTTTGGTTCAGAAAGAAATTTCCATAGGCTCCAAAAGGAAGAAGTCCTGGAAATCGGTGGTATAAAAATTGAATGGCTGGCTCTCAAACATCCCGGAGGCTCCATCGCTTATAAATTCACCGAAAATGGGAAAAGTTTTATTTTTGCTACCGACGCTGAGTATAATGGGGAGGATTTTCCGTTGATCCAGGAGCAAAAACCATTCTTTAAAGGTGCAGATCTTTTGGTTTTGGACGCTCAATACACACTGGATGAATCCTTCCAAAAATTCGATTGGGGCCATACTGCTTATACTATGGCAGTCAATTGTGCTTCTTCCTGGGAGGTCAAAAAACTGGCTTTGACCCACCACGAGCCCGCCTATTCTGATGAAATTTTAGCCATCATCTTGGATGACGCCAGAACCCATGCTGAAAATCTTGGAGCTAAGGACCTATCCATTGTACTGGCTAGAGAAGGAATGAAATTCAAACTCGTATGA